The following coding sequences are from one Coffea arabica cultivar ET-39 chromosome 11e, Coffea Arabica ET-39 HiFi, whole genome shotgun sequence window:
- the LOC140021150 gene encoding pathogenesis-related genes transcriptional activator PTI6-like, whose amino-acid sequence MSNTEKVKYSERLTQTTKFISPSDVNAYPKVVRILVTDPHCTDSSSDEEGSTSHCRRVKKHINKIIFKHLLFEENSNNDGIVKEKPSNRNVAGNKRKSKGTEKVKSKDESQRKKFRGVRQRCWGSWVAEIKDPIKQKQVWLGTYDTAEKAAIAYDRAAIQFRGPKAITNFLPPLPVKDELSIITRQALPPNPV is encoded by the coding sequence ATGTCAAACACTGAGAAAGTCAAGTACAGTGAACGCCTGACacaaaccacaaaattcatatCCCCATCCGATGTGAATGCTTATCCTAAAGTTGTCAGGATCTTAGTAACTGATCCCCACTGCACTGATTCTTCCAGTGATGAAGAGGGCAGCACCAGTCATTGCCGTAGGGTCAAAAAGCACATCAACAAGATCATATTCAAGCACCTCCTTTTTGAAGAAAATAGCAACAATGATGGGATTGTAAAAGAGAAACCTAGTAATAGAAATGTGGCGGGGAACAAGAGAAAAAGCAAAGGCACAGAAAAAGTGAAGTCTAAAGATGAGAGCCAGCGCAAGAAGTTTCGTGGTGTGCGTCAGCGGTGTTGGGGCAGCTGGGTAGCTGAGATAAAAGATCCTATTAAACAAAAACAGGTGTGGCTTGGCACTTATGATACAGCAGAAAAAGCTGCAATAGCTTATGATCGTGCAGCGATTCAGTTCCGTGGACCCAAAGCAATTACAAACTTTCTCCCACCACTACCAGTTAAAGATGAACTCTCAATCATCACAAGGCAGGCCCTCCCCCCTAACCCAGTGTAG